The following proteins come from a genomic window of Misgurnus anguillicaudatus unplaced genomic scaffold, ASM2758022v2 HiC_scaffold_28, whole genome shotgun sequence:
- the LOC141362576 gene encoding uncharacterized protein, whose translation MIISPGSQRSRQAHQLFSLRQEEADVRSFALVFHAAARDSGFNESELKTIFNRCLNEPLTPSEMRMLTPLGFVDQLRYTMNREESRGSTRVTQPVPLSSIPEDRAVGVLAFGDPCVPPSTPESSPPPVSLRGKRERRISWESASGGSSSESVLPATALSALSAPRPRRKKRKKGASCSPSSPGPTPTSQLTEISVSAPKPQLLVPAQSPQPTEPAPQPSAQPPLQPLPSAQPQLQPLPSAQPQLQPLPSAQPPLQPLPSAQPPLQPLPSAQPPLQPLPSAQPPLQPLPSAQPPLQPLPSAQPPLQPLPSAQPPLQPLPSAQPPLQPLPSAQPPLQPLPSAQPPVIAPVSLSLPSVASSVVIPVSLSLPSVASSVVIPVSSPLPAAAPPVLAPVATPLLSRDPAVFPIVSPVLPTSIFPQSAPSGPTPPTRTPKPARTPRPKPSSSTPPGLPSVNSFVPPPPPPLFVIFIVSPQSCSCYCLVALVSVCNVFMVFVLYSVYYVPCLVFPLRSV comes from the coding sequence ATGATTATTTCACCAGGCAGCCAGAGGAGTCGGCAAGCTCACCAGCTTTTCAGCCTCCGACAGGAGGAGGCGGATGTACGATCCTTCGCTCTTGTGTTTCACGCGGCGGCTAGAGACTCTGGTTTCAATGAATCTGAATTAAAGACTATCTTTAACCGTTGTCTCAACGAACCTCTTACTCCCTCGGAGATGAGGATGCTCACACCCCTGGGCTTTGTGGATCAGCTCCGGTACACGATGAACCGGGAGGAGTCCAGGGGTTCCACCAGAGTCACTCAACCCGTTCCGCTGTCATCCATCCCGGAGGACCGAGCCGTTGGAGTACTAGCTTTTGGCGACCCGTGTGTTCCCCCTTCGACCCCAGAGAGCTCTCCTCCACCAGTGTCGCTTCGTGGGAAGCGTGAGAGGAGGATCTCCTGGGAGTCAGCGTCTGGggggtcctcctcagagtctgTCCTGCCCGCCACAGCGCTTTCGGCACTCTCTGCTCCGCGACCTAGgagaaagaagaggaagaagGGAGCTTCCTGTTCTCCGTCTTCTCCTGGGCCCACACCGACTTCTCAGTTGACTGAGATCTCTGTCTCTGCACCAAAGCCACAGCTCTTGGTGCCAGCGCAGTCGCCGCAGCCGACAGAGCCAGCGCCGCAGCcatctgcgcagccaccgctgcagcccctgccgtctgcgcagccacagctgcagcccctgccgtctgcgcagccacagctgcagcccctgccgtctgcgcagccaccgctgcagcccctgccgtctgcgcagccaccgctgcagcccctgccgtctgcgcagccaccgctgcagcccctgccgtctgcgcagccaccgctgcagcccctgccgtctgcgcagccaccgctgcagcccctgccgtctgcgcagccacctctgcagcccctgccgtctgcgcagccaccgctgcagcccctgccgtctgcgcagccaccgctgcagcccctgccgtctgcgcagccaccgctgcagcccctgccgtctgcgcagccccCTGTCATTGCCCCTGTCTCATTGTCGTTGCCGTCCGTAGCCTCCTCTGTCGTGATCCCTGTCTCATTGTCGTTGCCGTCCGTAGCCTCCTCTGTCGTgatccctgtctcgtctccgctgccggccgcagcgccccctgtcttgGCTCCTGTGGCTACCCCTTTATTGTCCAGAGACCCTGCCGTGTTTCCCATTGTGTCTCCTGTCCTTCCCACCTCAATCTTTCCTCAGTCTGCCCCCTCTGGACCTACCCCACCTACCAGGACCCCCAAGCCTGCTCGGACTCCTCGTCCCAAACCCTCTAGTTCCACCCCACCTGGACTTCCTAGTGTGAACTCTTTTGTTCCCCCACccccccctcccttgtttgttatttttattgtctcaCCCCAATCCTGTTCTTGTTATTGCCTTGTTGCCCTTGttagtgtttgtaatgttttcaTGGTTTTTGTCTTGTATTCAGTCTATTATGTCCCGTGTTTAGTGTTCCCTCTGAGGAGCGTCTAG